A genomic window from Streptococcus sanguinis includes:
- a CDS encoding glycine--tRNA ligase subunit beta, translated as MVKNLLVELGLEEMPAYVVTPSMKQLRDKMGAFLTDHRLTFEKIEMFSTPRRLAVRVVGLADKQSDLTEDFKGPSKKIALDADGNFTKAAEGFVRGKGLTVEDITFREIKGEEYVYVTKEEIGRPVEEIIPAVTEVLQALTFPVSMHWANNTFEYIRPVHTLTVLLDEQAFDLDFLDIKSGRTSRGHRFLGQETEIASADSYENDLRAQFVIASPLERGDMIVEQIRALEEEHGVSIEIDEDLLNEVLNLVEYPTAFLGNFDAKYLEVPEEVLVTSMKEHQRYFVVRDAEGKLLPHFISVRNGNAEHLENVIKGNEKVLVARLEDGEFFWREDQKLAIADLVEKLNNVTFHEKIGSLAEHMERTGKIAALLAQEAGLDADETADLARAAAIYKFDLLTGMVGEFDELQGIMGEKYALLAGENAAVAAAIREHYMPTSADGELPDTKVGAVLALADKLDTILSFFSVGLIPSGSNDPYALRRATQGVVRILDKFGWNIDLAQLLGRLYRLKFDSLSYDNQEAVLDFFRARVEKMMDRGIPKDIVTAVLQSTHFVVRDLVETAALLAEKAQEDNFKSAVESLSRVFNLAEKAQGQTAVNPALFENQEEKDLAAAIEAVELTSDLAANLDQLFALSPVIDAFFDHTMVMAEDEAVRNNRLALLASLTAKAGQLAQFNQINTK; from the coding sequence ATGGTAAAAAATTTATTAGTTGAATTAGGCTTGGAGGAAATGCCGGCCTATGTCGTGACACCGAGCATGAAACAGTTGCGCGACAAGATGGGAGCCTTCCTGACAGACCATCGTCTGACTTTTGAGAAAATTGAAATGTTCTCCACACCGCGTCGTTTGGCGGTGCGCGTGGTTGGCTTGGCAGACAAGCAGTCCGACTTGACCGAAGATTTCAAAGGCCCTTCTAAGAAAATTGCTCTGGATGCAGATGGGAACTTTACCAAGGCTGCAGAAGGCTTTGTCCGTGGTAAGGGCTTGACGGTTGAGGACATTACTTTCCGCGAAATTAAGGGGGAAGAATATGTCTATGTGACCAAGGAAGAAATCGGCCGCCCTGTGGAGGAAATCATCCCAGCAGTGACAGAGGTTCTGCAAGCTCTGACCTTCCCTGTCAGCATGCACTGGGCCAACAACACCTTTGAATACATCCGTCCGGTCCATACCTTAACTGTACTCTTAGATGAGCAGGCCTTTGACTTGGATTTCTTGGATATCAAGAGCGGCCGTACTAGCCGAGGACACCGCTTCTTGGGTCAAGAAACGGAGATTGCTTCAGCGGATTCTTATGAAAATGACCTACGGGCTCAGTTTGTCATTGCTAGTCCTCTTGAGCGGGGAGATATGATTGTCGAGCAGATTCGAGCACTTGAAGAGGAGCACGGGGTTTCTATCGAGATTGACGAAGACTTGCTCAATGAAGTGTTGAATCTGGTAGAATATCCAACTGCTTTCCTAGGTAATTTTGATGCCAAATATCTAGAGGTGCCTGAGGAAGTCTTGGTAACTTCCATGAAAGAGCACCAGCGTTACTTTGTTGTGCGCGATGCTGAAGGCAAACTTTTACCGCACTTCATCTCAGTCCGCAACGGAAATGCAGAGCATCTGGAAAATGTCATCAAGGGAAATGAGAAAGTCTTGGTGGCTCGTCTGGAAGATGGGGAATTCTTCTGGCGGGAAGACCAAAAGCTGGCTATTGCTGACTTGGTTGAAAAGCTGAACAATGTGACCTTCCACGAAAAGATTGGTTCTCTGGCAGAGCACATGGAGCGGACTGGCAAGATTGCTGCTCTCTTGGCACAAGAGGCAGGATTGGATGCTGATGAGACAGCTGACTTGGCTCGTGCAGCGGCTATTTATAAGTTTGACCTGCTGACTGGCATGGTTGGTGAATTTGATGAGCTGCAAGGGATCATGGGTGAAAAGTATGCTCTTCTGGCTGGTGAGAATGCTGCGGTGGCAGCTGCCATTCGGGAGCACTATATGCCGACTTCAGCCGATGGCGAATTACCTGACACCAAGGTCGGAGCAGTCTTGGCTCTGGCTGATAAGCTGGACACCATTCTGTCCTTCTTCTCAGTTGGCTTGATTCCAAGCGGTTCCAATGACCCATATGCACTGCGCCGTGCGACTCAGGGAGTTGTGCGTATCTTGGACAAGTTTGGCTGGAACATTGACTTGGCTCAGCTTCTTGGTCGACTATACAGACTGAAGTTTGATAGTCTAAGTTATGACAATCAAGAGGCCGTGCTGGACTTCTTCCGTGCCCGTGTTGAGAAAATGATGGATCGCGGCATTCCGAAAGATATCGTGACAGCTGTTCTTCAAAGCACTCATTTCGTTGTACGCGATTTGGTAGAAACAGCTGCGCTTCTAGCAGAAAAAGCTCAGGAAGATAACTTCAAGTCAGCGGTGGAAAGCCTATCTCGGGTCTTCAATCTAGCTGAGAAAGCCCAAGGGCAGACAGCTGTCAATCCAGCACTCTTTGAAAATCAAGAAGAAAAAGACTTGGCTGCGGCCATTGAAGCAGTAGAGCTGACATCTGACTTAGCTGCTAATCTGGATCAACTTTTTGCCCTCAGTCCAGTTATCGACGCTTTCTTTGACCATACCATGGTTATGGCAGAAGATGAGGCTGTGCGTAACAACCGTCTAGCTCTTCTAGCTTCTTTGACGGCTAAGGCGGGACAGCTGGCCCAGTTTAATCAGATTAATACCAAATAA
- a CDS encoding DUF896 family protein, which produces MDPKKIARINELAKKKKTVGLTGEEKVEQAKLREEYIEGYRRSVRHHIEGIKIVDEAGNDVTPEKLRQVQREKGLHGRSLDDPES; this is translated from the coding sequence ATGGATCCTAAAAAAATTGCCCGTATTAATGAACTGGCTAAAAAGAAAAAAACAGTCGGTCTGACTGGTGAAGAAAAGGTAGAGCAGGCCAAGCTTCGTGAAGAGTACATCGAAGGCTACCGTCGCTCTGTTCGGCACCACATCGAAGGCATCAAGATTGTTGACGAGGCTGGAAATGACGTGACGCCTGAAAAATTGCGTCAAGTTCAGCGCGAGAAAGGTCTTCATGGCCGCAGTCTGGATGATCCAGAGTCTTAA
- a CDS encoding DUF3278 domain-containing protein has translation MKKERFSDKMIKRFYGITGPLDEQKRQQAEHLGNIGFIWLFFILIFGNAIAFPLAFRWPKIIALAYPILLEILILGFCVYIIIQARRKGIDDLELGLQDEKEEKAMKHAGLKAGFSYWLLFYPLFGIMIAVMEKKDILQVLLQPKLIITGLAAGLGFGLIMHFIAKGKIRQAQKKEEEDL, from the coding sequence ATGAAAAAAGAAAGATTCTCAGACAAGATGATCAAACGATTTTACGGCATTACTGGACCTTTGGACGAGCAAAAGCGCCAACAGGCTGAGCATCTAGGAAATATAGGCTTTATCTGGCTTTTCTTTATCCTGATTTTTGGCAATGCCATCGCCTTTCCCTTAGCCTTTCGCTGGCCCAAAATTATCGCTCTTGCCTATCCTATCCTGCTTGAAATCCTTATCCTCGGCTTCTGTGTCTATATAATTATCCAAGCACGGCGCAAAGGAATTGATGACCTAGAGCTAGGACTTCAGGATGAAAAAGAAGAAAAAGCTATGAAACATGCTGGCCTCAAAGCAGGCTTCTCTTATTGGCTGCTCTTTTACCCTCTCTTCGGCATCATGATAGCTGTCATGGAAAAGAAAGATATCCTACAAGTTTTGCTTCAGCCAAAACTTATTATAACCGGATTGGCTGCTGGTCTTGGATTTGGATTGATTATGCATTTCATTGCCAAAGGAAAGATTCGTCAAGCACAAAAAAAGGAGGAAGAAGACCTATGA
- a CDS encoding DUF3278 domain-containing protein, whose protein sequence is MKKERFSDKMIKRFYGITGPLDEQKRQQAEHLGNIGFIWLFLILQVGNFLAFMLADIYPGLDARIYPIIIELLTFIIAGIIYFRSEKEHLADLDLELMSEKERRKLQYPGLKITLFVGLTFHPIFSLVEAVTLKQDFFTLFLQADRILKSALVASILGVFISFYFKSRKHHTEQSE, encoded by the coding sequence ATGAAAAAAGAAAGATTCTCAGACAAAATGATCAAACGATTTTACGGCATTACCGGACCTTTGGACGAGCAAAAACGCCAGCAGGCTGAGCACTTAGGAAATATAGGCTTTATTTGGCTTTTCTTGATTTTGCAAGTTGGTAATTTCCTAGCTTTCATGCTAGCCGATATCTATCCAGGCTTAGATGCTCGAATTTACCCCATTATTATAGAGCTTCTTACCTTTATAATAGCTGGTATCATTTACTTCAGGTCTGAGAAAGAACACCTGGCAGATTTGGATTTGGAACTCATGAGTGAAAAAGAAAGGCGCAAGCTTCAATATCCTGGTCTTAAGATTACTCTCTTCGTTGGGTTGACTTTCCATCCTATCTTTAGCCTTGTAGAGGCAGTCACTCTCAAGCAAGACTTTTTCACTCTCTTTTTACAAGCTGATCGAATCCTGAAATCAGCCTTGGTCGCTAGCATTTTAGGTGTTTTTATCAGCTTTTACTTCAAATCACGCAAACACCATACTGAACAGAGCGAATAA
- a CDS encoding helix-turn-helix transcriptional regulator: MNRVKEFRKEKKMSQLELAKSIGVSRQTINMIENNKYNPTLELCINLARALDTDLNALFWEPQLTDEDSND; the protein is encoded by the coding sequence ATGAATCGTGTCAAAGAATTTCGAAAAGAAAAAAAGATGTCTCAGCTAGAGTTGGCAAAGTCTATCGGGGTATCGCGGCAAACTATCAATATGATTGAAAACAACAAATACAACCCTACTCTCGAGCTCTGTATCAACCTGGCTAGAGCGCTAGATACTGACCTCAACGCCCTCTTTTGGGAACCCCAGCTGACAGATGAAGATTCAAATGACTAA
- the rsmH gene encoding 16S rRNA (cytosine(1402)-N(4))-methyltransferase RsmH, which produces MTNEFHHITVLLHETVDQLAVKPDGIYVDATLGGAGHSEYLLSQLGDEGHLYAFDQDQMAIDNAKKRLAPYVERGMVTFIKDNFRHLKSRLQEAGVEEIDGICYDLGVSSPQLDQRERGFSYKQDAPLDMRMNRDAALTAFEVVNHYSYQDLVRIFFKYGEDKFSKQIARKIEQARRVKPIETTTELAEIIKSAKPAKELKKKGHPAKQIFQAIRIEVNDELGAADESIQQAIDLLAVDGRIAVITFHSLEDRLTKQLFKEASTVDVPKGLPFIPDELQPKLELVSRKPILPSKEELESNNRAHSAKLRVARKIHK; this is translated from the coding sequence ATGACAAACGAATTTCATCACATTACTGTTCTTCTTCATGAAACGGTTGACCAGCTGGCTGTTAAGCCTGACGGCATCTATGTCGATGCGACTCTTGGAGGTGCTGGTCACAGCGAATATCTTTTGAGTCAGCTCGGGGATGAGGGGCATCTCTATGCCTTTGATCAGGACCAGATGGCTATTGACAATGCTAAAAAGCGCTTGGCTCCTTATGTAGAGCGGGGGATGGTGACCTTTATCAAGGACAATTTCCGCCACCTCAAGAGCCGTTTGCAAGAGGCCGGTGTGGAAGAAATTGATGGGATTTGTTATGATTTAGGCGTTTCCAGCCCTCAGCTGGATCAGCGTGAGCGTGGTTTTTCCTATAAACAGGATGCGCCTTTGGATATGCGCATGAACCGCGATGCAGCCTTGACAGCTTTTGAGGTTGTCAATCATTATAGCTATCAGGATTTAGTACGAATCTTTTTTAAATACGGCGAAGATAAGTTTTCTAAGCAGATTGCTCGCAAGATTGAGCAGGCTAGAAGGGTCAAGCCTATTGAAACAACGACAGAACTGGCTGAAATTATCAAGTCGGCTAAGCCAGCTAAGGAGCTGAAGAAGAAAGGCCATCCAGCCAAGCAGATCTTTCAGGCCATTCGGATTGAGGTCAATGATGAACTGGGAGCGGCGGATGAGTCTATTCAGCAAGCAATTGATTTGCTGGCGGTGGACGGACGGATTGCAGTCATTACTTTTCATTCGCTGGAAGACCGTCTGACCAAGCAGCTTTTCAAGGAGGCGTCAACAGTGGATGTTCCCAAGGGCTTGCCCTTCATCCCAGATGAACTGCAGCCTAAGCTGGAGCTGGTCAGCCGCAAACCAATTTTACCAAGCAAAGAAGAATTAGAAAGCAATAACCGGGCTCATTCCGCCAAGCTGCGCGTGGCCCGTAAGATACACAAGTGA
- the ftsL gene encoding cell division protein FtsL encodes MSEKRPNPLQDQMRKFSRVEKAFYGSIVLTAIILAVSIVFMQTKLLQVDRDLTEVNTQIEAEQTELADIKQEVNELTRYERLSQLASSQDMKLQKGNRKTVSSTDEE; translated from the coding sequence ATGTCAGAAAAAAGACCAAATCCGCTTCAAGATCAGATGCGAAAATTTTCCCGAGTTGAGAAGGCCTTTTACGGCTCTATCGTTTTGACTGCCATTATTTTAGCGGTCAGCATCGTCTTTATGCAGACCAAGCTATTGCAGGTAGATCGGGATTTGACGGAAGTCAATACCCAGATTGAAGCGGAGCAGACAGAACTAGCCGACATCAAGCAGGAAGTCAATGAACTGACCCGCTATGAAAGACTGTCTCAGTTAGCTAGCTCTCAGGATATGAAACTCCAGAAGGGAAATCGTAAAACAGTGAGTTCAACGGATGAAGAATAG
- a CDS encoding penicillin-binding protein: protein MKNRIFEKIKKYALKNRQTPEYNRRQVGKSMSILAIFLFFVFLINFAIIIGTDQKFGVNLSKGAEVVHQKTVTVAARRGTIYDRNGVPIAEDATTYNVYAIIDKSYKSATGKILYVEESQYDKVAEIFNQYLELDKDYVKTQLSQKNLKQVSFGAQGNDITYSNMNAMREAFEAAGIEGIDFTTSPNRSYNNGVFASQFIGLAQLQEDKEGNKTLKGTSGMEQALDRILAGQNGVVTYEKDRNGNVVPGSEKVSVQAEDGKDVYTTLSADLQTYLETRMNAFQEKVKGKFVNATLVSAKTGEILATSQRPTYNADTKEGLNEENLGTWNTMLYQGQYEPGSTMKVMTLASAIDNGSFNPNDTYDSREYKVMDATIRDWNVNMGISEGETLTFAQGFTYSSNVGMTILEQKMGNDRWLDYLSKFKFGLPTRFGMGNETYGSLPGDNYVTIAMSSFGQGIGVTQVQMLRAFSAIANDGVMVQPKFINAIHDPKTNTARKTATEIIGNPVSEKAAQTTRDYMVQVGTDPYKGTLNVGGEPVIQVADQNVAVKSGTAQIASENGYLEGENDYIYSVVAMTPAENPEFIMYVTVQQPEEKFQPIFWQEVVNPVLEEAVALKDSLNLTTEATPALETVTEETSYKMPSVEKLTKQLGLKNQISPGGLADELRRNLVQPIVLGTGSKIKKVSVKEGENLKANQQVLILSDDLESLPDMYGWTKANVERFAKWQDIEVTFKGEGSKVVKQSEKTNTSLKNLKKITITMGD, encoded by the coding sequence ATGAAGAATAGAATTTTTGAAAAAATTAAAAAATATGCCCTGAAAAATAGGCAAACCCCTGAATACAATCGGCGGCAAGTGGGAAAGAGCATGAGCATCTTAGCTATCTTTCTCTTTTTCGTTTTCTTGATTAATTTTGCCATTATTATCGGGACGGACCAGAAGTTCGGTGTTAATCTATCAAAGGGTGCAGAAGTAGTCCATCAAAAGACGGTTACAGTCGCTGCCCGGCGGGGAACAATTTATGACCGAAATGGTGTTCCTATTGCTGAGGATGCCACGACTTATAATGTCTATGCCATTATTGATAAGAGTTACAAGTCAGCTACCGGCAAGATTCTCTATGTGGAAGAATCCCAGTATGATAAGGTGGCAGAAATTTTCAATCAATACCTAGAGTTGGATAAGGACTACGTCAAAACCCAGCTGTCGCAGAAAAATCTCAAGCAAGTTTCCTTCGGGGCACAGGGTAATGACATTACCTACAGTAATATGAATGCCATGCGTGAAGCCTTTGAAGCTGCTGGTATTGAAGGGATTGACTTTACTACCAGTCCTAACCGCAGTTATAATAACGGTGTGTTTGCCTCCCAGTTTATCGGTCTTGCCCAATTGCAGGAGGATAAGGAAGGCAATAAGACGCTGAAAGGGACTTCTGGCATGGAGCAGGCACTGGATAGGATTCTTGCTGGTCAGAATGGGGTTGTGACCTACGAAAAAGACCGAAACGGTAATGTTGTTCCTGGATCAGAAAAGGTCTCTGTACAGGCAGAGGATGGCAAGGATGTCTATACAACGCTGTCAGCTGATTTGCAAACCTATCTGGAAACGCGGATGAATGCTTTCCAAGAAAAGGTCAAAGGTAAGTTTGTCAATGCAACCTTGGTCAGTGCCAAGACCGGCGAAATCCTAGCCACCTCTCAACGGCCGACCTATAATGCAGATACCAAGGAAGGCTTGAATGAGGAAAATCTGGGCACATGGAATACCATGCTCTATCAAGGTCAGTACGAGCCTGGATCTACCATGAAGGTCATGACTCTGGCTTCAGCTATTGATAATGGTAGTTTTAATCCTAACGATACCTATGACAGCAGAGAGTATAAGGTCATGGATGCGACCATTCGGGACTGGAATGTCAACATGGGGATTTCGGAAGGGGAAACGCTGACCTTTGCTCAAGGATTTACCTATTCCAGTAACGTTGGTATGACCATTCTGGAGCAGAAGATGGGCAATGACAGGTGGCTAGACTACTTGAGTAAGTTTAAGTTTGGTCTGCCGACCCGCTTTGGGATGGGCAATGAAACCTATGGTTCGCTCCCTGGTGATAACTATGTTACGATTGCCATGAGTTCTTTCGGTCAAGGGATTGGTGTCACTCAGGTGCAGATGCTGCGGGCCTTCTCAGCCATAGCCAATGATGGTGTTATGGTACAGCCTAAGTTTATCAATGCTATCCATGATCCTAAAACCAATACAGCTCGTAAGACAGCGACAGAAATTATCGGAAATCCTGTCTCAGAAAAAGCTGCTCAAACCACTCGAGATTATATGGTTCAAGTCGGAACAGACCCCTACAAAGGAACCCTGAATGTTGGTGGAGAACCCGTCATTCAAGTGGCTGATCAGAATGTCGCCGTCAAATCAGGGACCGCTCAGATCGCTTCTGAAAATGGATATCTAGAGGGCGAGAACGATTATATCTATTCAGTCGTTGCCATGACGCCGGCAGAAAATCCTGAATTTATCATGTATGTGACCGTTCAGCAGCCTGAGGAAAAATTCCAGCCTATATTCTGGCAGGAAGTGGTCAATCCGGTCTTGGAAGAAGCTGTCGCTCTCAAAGACAGTCTTAATCTGACCACGGAAGCGACTCCGGCTCTTGAAACAGTCACTGAAGAAACCAGCTATAAAATGCCATCCGTAGAGAAACTGACCAAGCAACTAGGTCTGAAAAATCAAATCAGTCCTGGCGGTCTGGCAGATGAATTGCGCCGCAACCTAGTCCAGCCAATTGTACTGGGAACAGGTAGCAAGATTAAAAAAGTATCTGTCAAAGAGGGCGAAAATCTTAAGGCCAACCAGCAGGTTTTGATCTTGTCAGATGATTTAGAAAGTCTGCCTGATATGTACGGCTGGACCAAGGCAAATGTCGAACGTTTTGCCAAGTGGCAGGACATTGAAGTCACTTTCAAAGGAGAGGGCTCCAAGGTCGTCAAGCAGAGCGAGAAGACCAATACTTCGCTGAAAAATCTCAAGAAAATAACAATCACAATGGGAGACTAA
- a CDS encoding phospho-N-acetylmuramoyl-pentapeptide-transferase: protein MLIALIAGIVTFILTIIGIPAFIRFYHKARITGQQMHEDVKQHQAKAGTPTMGGTVFLLTSVLVSFVIGLFSHQLSNGLIMILFILVLYGVVGFLDDFLKVFRKINEGLNPKQKLFLQLVGGVVFYFFYNQHGAGDHLNVFTVPVQLGFLYIFFVLFWLIGFSNAVNLTDGIDGLASISVVISLVAYAVIAVEQKRFDILIVIISMIGGLLGFFVFNHKPAEIFMGDVGSLALGGMLAAISISLHQEWTLLLIGIVYVFETTSVMMQVTYFKLTGGKRIFRMTPIHHHFELGGLTGHGKEWSEWKVDFFFWGIGIMGSILTLAILYL from the coding sequence ATGCTTATTGCTCTTATTGCAGGAATCGTAACGTTTATCCTAACTATCATCGGCATTCCTGCCTTTATTCGTTTTTACCATAAGGCTCGTATCACAGGCCAACAGATGCACGAAGATGTCAAGCAGCATCAGGCCAAGGCCGGAACACCAACCATGGGTGGCACAGTCTTTCTCTTGACATCCGTTCTGGTCAGCTTTGTTATCGGTCTGTTTTCGCATCAGCTGTCCAACGGCCTCATCATGATTCTTTTTATCTTGGTTCTGTATGGTGTTGTCGGCTTTTTGGATGACTTCCTCAAGGTGTTTCGTAAGATCAACGAGGGTCTAAATCCCAAGCAGAAATTGTTTCTGCAGCTGGTCGGCGGAGTTGTCTTTTACTTCTTCTATAATCAGCACGGGGCAGGTGACCATCTAAATGTCTTTACCGTTCCTGTCCAGCTGGGCTTCCTTTACATCTTTTTCGTCCTTTTTTGGCTGATTGGCTTCTCCAATGCTGTCAATCTGACGGATGGAATTGATGGTTTGGCCAGCATTTCTGTAGTCATTAGCTTGGTGGCCTATGCTGTGATTGCTGTTGAGCAGAAGCGTTTTGATATTCTGATTGTCATCATTAGTATGATTGGCGGCTTGCTAGGCTTCTTTGTTTTCAATCACAAGCCCGCTGAAATCTTCATGGGGGATGTGGGAAGCTTGGCTTTGGGCGGTATGCTGGCTGCTATCTCCATTTCCCTTCACCAAGAGTGGACCCTGCTCTTGATTGGTATTGTCTATGTGTTTGAGACGACCTCTGTCATGATGCAGGTGACCTATTTCAAGTTGACTGGCGGCAAGCGGATTTTCCGGATGACTCCGATTCATCACCACTTTGAGCTGGGAGGCCTAACTGGTCACGGCAAGGAGTGGAGTGAGTGGAAGGTCGATTTCTTCTTCTGGGGAATCGGTATCATGGGCAGTATTTTGACCCTAGCTATCCTATATTTATAG
- a CDS encoding DEAD/DEAH box helicase gives MKFTEFKFKDYIQEALRDLNFVEATPVQEKLIPVVLSGRDLVGESKTGSGKTHTFLLPIFQMLDEEADSVQAVITAPSRELAAQIYQAARQLASFSEKEIRVANYVGGTDKARQIGKLESSQPHMVIGTPGRIYDLVESGDLAIHKAKTFVVDEADMTLDMGFLATVDKIAGRLPKDLQFLVFSATIPQKLQPFLKKYLSNPVIEQIKTKTVIADTIENWLLSTKGRDKNAQIYQISQLLQPYLAMIFVNTKTRADELHSYLTAQGLKVAKIHGDIAPRERKRIMNQVKNLDFEYIVATDLAARGIDIEGVSHVINDAIPQDLSFFVHRVGRTGRNGLPGTAITLYQPSDDSDIRELEKMGIKFIPKMIKDGEFQDTYDRDRRANREKSREKLDTEMLGLVKKKKKKIKPGYKKKIQWAVNEKRRKTKRAENRARGRAERKAKRQTF, from the coding sequence ATGAAATTTACAGAATTTAAGTTTAAAGATTATATTCAGGAAGCGCTTAGGGATTTGAACTTCGTTGAAGCGACTCCAGTCCAAGAAAAGCTGATTCCTGTGGTATTGTCAGGTCGGGATTTGGTTGGCGAGTCCAAGACAGGCTCTGGTAAGACCCACACGTTTTTGCTGCCGATCTTTCAAATGCTGGATGAGGAAGCAGACAGCGTGCAGGCTGTTATTACAGCTCCAAGTCGGGAGCTGGCAGCCCAGATTTATCAGGCGGCTCGGCAGTTAGCTAGCTTTTCTGAAAAAGAGATTCGGGTGGCCAATTATGTCGGTGGGACTGACAAGGCTCGTCAGATTGGGAAGTTAGAGTCCAGTCAGCCTCATATGGTCATCGGAACGCCGGGGCGGATTTATGACTTGGTAGAGTCTGGCGACTTGGCCATTCACAAAGCCAAGACCTTTGTCGTTGACGAGGCAGATATGACACTGGACATGGGCTTTTTGGCGACAGTTGATAAGATTGCAGGCCGGCTGCCAAAAGACCTGCAGTTTCTTGTTTTTTCAGCGACTATTCCACAGAAGCTTCAGCCTTTTTTGAAAAAATACCTGTCTAATCCAGTGATTGAGCAGATTAAGACCAAGACGGTCATTGCGGACACCATTGAAAACTGGCTCTTGTCAACCAAGGGACGAGATAAAAATGCCCAGATTTATCAGATCAGTCAGCTCCTGCAGCCTTATCTGGCTATGATTTTCGTTAATACCAAGACGAGGGCAGATGAACTGCATAGCTATCTGACAGCTCAAGGGCTCAAAGTTGCTAAAATTCATGGCGATATTGCTCCGCGGGAGCGCAAGCGTATCATGAATCAGGTTAAGAATCTGGATTTTGAGTACATTGTCGCTACTGACTTGGCCGCACGGGGGATTGATATCGAAGGTGTCAGTCATGTTATCAATGATGCCATTCCTCAGGACTTGTCTTTCTTTGTCCATCGGGTAGGCCGGACCGGCCGCAATGGTCTTCCTGGCACAGCCATTACCCTCTACCAGCCGAGCGACGACTCAGATATTCGGGAGTTGGAAAAGATGGGGATTAAGTTCATTCCCAAGATGATAAAAGATGGCGAGTTCCAGGATACCTACGACCGAGACCGTCGGGCCAATCGGGAAAAGAGCCGGGAGAAGCTGGATACGGAAATGCTAGGGCTGGTCAAGAAGAAAAAGAAAAAAATCAAACCAGGCTACAAGAAAAAAATCCAGTGGGCGGTGAACGAGAAGCGCCGCAAGACTAAGCGAGCAGAGAATCGTGCACGTGGCCGGGCAGAGCGTAAGGCTAAGCGCCAAACCTTTTAG
- a CDS encoding amino acid ABC transporter ATP-binding protein, translating to MINISHLSKTFSGQKVLDDLSLDIQKGEVVALIGSSGAGKSTFLRSLNYLEQPDSGKITIDGFKVDFSRISKDEILLLRRKLAMVFQQFNLFSRRTALENVKEGLLVVKKLSDQEATKIAKEELAKVGLSDRENHYPRHLSGGQKQRVALARALAMNPDVLLLDEPTSALDPELVGEVEKSIADAAKSGQTMILVSHDMSFVAQVADRVLFLDKGKIIESGTPDEIIHHPKEERTKEFFASYKRTYI from the coding sequence ATGATTAATATTTCACATTTAAGTAAGACTTTTTCAGGTCAAAAGGTTCTGGATGATCTCAGTTTGGACATTCAAAAAGGCGAAGTGGTAGCTTTGATTGGCTCTTCTGGTGCTGGGAAGTCAACCTTTCTCCGCAGCCTCAACTATCTGGAACAGCCAGACAGCGGAAAAATCACCATCGACGGCTTCAAAGTGGATTTTTCAAGGATTTCCAAAGATGAGATCTTGCTGCTGCGCCGCAAGCTAGCCATGGTCTTTCAGCAGTTTAACCTCTTTTCCCGCCGGACTGCTCTAGAAAATGTCAAGGAAGGTCTGCTGGTAGTTAAGAAACTGTCAGACCAAGAAGCGACCAAGATAGCCAAGGAAGAATTAGCAAAGGTTGGCTTGTCAGACCGAGAAAATCACTATCCTAGACATCTGTCAGGCGGTCAGAAGCAACGGGTGGCTTTGGCAAGGGCTTTGGCTATGAATCCAGATGTTCTTTTGCTAGACGAGCCAACCTCAGCTTTGGATCCCGAGTTGGTCGGAGAAGTAGAAAAATCAATCGCTGATGCAGCCAAGTCTGGCCAGACCATGATCCTGGTCAGTCATGATATGTCCTTTGTCGCTCAGGTGGCCGACAGGGTGCTCTTTTTGGACAAGGGAAAAATCATAGAGTCTGGGACACCAGATGAGATTATCCATCATCCAAAAGAAGAAAGAACCAAGGAATTTTTTGCTAGTTACAAACGGACCTATATTTGA
- a CDS encoding DUF4059 family protein, which translates to MLDQIFALYIESLLYTAVGVGIIAGLWIGLRMIRRKDKTAKERQSHLYDVLLIVIMTIPVLSFATLGLLIVLKA; encoded by the coding sequence ATGTTAGATCAAATATTTGCACTTTATATTGAGAGCTTGCTTTATACTGCAGTCGGTGTAGGGATCATTGCGGGTTTATGGATTGGACTGCGGATGATTCGCCGCAAGGACAAGACGGCTAAGGAGCGCCAGAGTCATCTGTACGATGTCCTTTTGATTGTCATTATGACGATTCCAGTCCTGTCTTTTGCGACGCTGGGCCTGCTCATTGTCCTAAAAGCTTAA